One part of the Bacteroidota bacterium genome encodes these proteins:
- a CDS encoding helix-turn-helix domain-containing protein, with the protein MDTIIDNPFAVLDRRLNRIENLLLDLKHSPKETSNHHDPDLLDIKGASHLLGISIDGIYGKIHDKTIPHIKRKGVKKIYFSRAALLSWLNEGEQKTRKQIKEEAKEAQIKK; encoded by the coding sequence ATGGATACTATCATTGACAATCCCTTCGCTGTCTTAGATAGACGGCTGAACCGCATTGAGAATCTACTTCTTGACCTCAAGCATTCCCCAAAAGAAACGAGCAACCACCACGACCCCGACCTGCTCGACATAAAAGGTGCAAGCCACTTGCTTGGCATTAGTATAGACGGCATATATGGCAAAATTCATGATAAGACCATACCTCACATTAAGCGGAAAGGAGTTAAAAAAATTTATTTCAGTCGGGCTGCCCTGCTATCCTGGCTAAACGAAGGCGAACAAAAAACTCGTAAGCAAATTAAAGAGGAAGCGAAAGAAGCTCAAATAAAAAAATAA